TCCGAGCGCCTTAATGCTGATATGCACAGCGCTGGTTTTGTTGAGGCACATGAGATTGATGAAGCAGATATAATATTTATCAATACCTGTGGATTTATTGAAGCGGCAAAGAAAGAATCTGTTGATACTATACTGGATGCATTAGATTATACATCACAGCAAACAAAGACCTTTAAAAAAAGATTGGTTGTATTAGGCTGTCTCACCCAGCGGTATAAACAGGAAATCATTCAAGAAATACCTGAAATTGATTTGGTATGGGGTTTGTACGATAGTTCTTTAATAAAAGAAATTGCTCGCTTATTCAATATTGCACTGATCAAAGGAACTATCGCCCATAAAAGAAAACCACTTATTGATAATCTTCCCTATGCGTACATAAAAATTGCTGAAGGGTGTTCCAATTTTTGCAGCTACTGCGCTATTCCCCTGATACGGGGCAGGTTTAGTGCTTTCTTGCCATCTAAAATTGTGACGGATGCACGTGAAGCGCTCAAACGTGGTGTTAAAGAACTCATTATAGTGGCGCAGGATACTGCAGTATATCACTATGATGATAAAAAAATCTGGGATATACTGGACATGATAAGTAACCTGGAAGGTGATTTCTGGATCAGGCTTATGTATTGCCATCCTGACCATATTGATGACAGGCTTATTGAAGCCCTTGCAACGCTGCCAAAAGTTGTTCATTACATTGATATTCCTTTTCAACATGCAAGTAAAAAAGTTTTACAATCAATGAGCAGAAAAGGTGATGCAGATAGTTATTTGCAACTTGTGGAGAGATTGAGAAAAGCCATCCCTGATATAGCTATACGCTCAACATTTATGGTGGGATTCCCTGATGAAGATGAAAATGATTTCAAACTATTAATGAACTTTATTACAAAAGCCAGATTAGATAGAGTAGGTGTTTTTATGTATTCACCTGAGGAAGGAACGCAGGCGTTTGCAAAAGGAGACACGGTGAAAATGGCAACAAAGAAAAAGCGTTACAATATGCTGATGAAGTTACAGCAGGAAATTTCACAGCAAAGGTTGAAGGAAACTATAGGTGCTACAGTGCAGGTGCTTGTGGAAGAGAAAGTGGATGACTATAATTACATTGGAAGAACTCAGTACGATGCACCTGAAATAGATGGCATTTTTTTCTTGACCGCGCACAATGTACGTGTCAATGATATCGTCACAGCAAAGATTACAGACACATTGGAATATGACCGTATTGGAGAAATGATTTGAATATACCTAATTTATTAACATTATCGCGGATAATACTCATACCATTATTCTTGTATTTAATTTTTACACCAACTATAGAACATAAAATTTGGGCGCTGGTTATTTTTATTATAGCATCATTTACTGACTTTTTAGATGGGTGGACAGCTCGCAAGTTGCGACAGGAAACTGATACAGGAAAATTTCTGGATCCACTGGCTGATAAGTTTTTGGTTATATCGGCGCTTATTGCTTTCTTATTCCTTGATCCGCTTATTCCACTATGGATGGTTATTGTTATTATTGGGCGTGACCTTTTAATAACATTGATGCGCTATTTATCAATCAAAAAAGGGTCAATGTTGCGCACAAGCAGGTTGGGTAAATTTAAAACAGCCTTCCAGATGATTGGCATAATTGTTATAATAATGGTATTCATTGTCCGCAATTCCATAAAAAATGTACAACTGGAAATAAACCAGTTAAGTGCACTGAAGCTTGAAACTGTTGTTGAGATTCTTAATTCAAATTTAGTTCATAAATGGCTTATTGTA
This genomic interval from Spirochaetota bacterium contains the following:
- the rimO gene encoding 30S ribosomal protein S12 methylthiotransferase RimO; amino-acid sequence: MFSAEDISYYIVSLGCPKNEVDSERLNADMHSAGFVEAHEIDEADIIFINTCGFIEAAKKESVDTILDALDYTSQQTKTFKKRLVVLGCLTQRYKQEIIQEIPEIDLVWGLYDSSLIKEIARLFNIALIKGTIAHKRKPLIDNLPYAYIKIAEGCSNFCSYCAIPLIRGRFSAFLPSKIVTDAREALKRGVKELIIVAQDTAVYHYDDKKIWDILDMISNLEGDFWIRLMYCHPDHIDDRLIEALATLPKVVHYIDIPFQHASKKVLQSMSRKGDADSYLQLVERLRKAIPDIAIRSTFMVGFPDEDENDFKLLMNFITKARLDRVGVFMYSPEEGTQAFAKGDTVKMATKKKRYNMLMKLQQEISQQRLKETIGATVQVLVEEKVDDYNYIGRTQYDAPEIDGIFFLTAHNVRVNDIVTAKITDTLEYDRIGEMI
- the pgsA gene encoding CDP-diacylglycerol--glycerol-3-phosphate 3-phosphatidyltransferase; this encodes MNIPNLLTLSRIILIPLFLYLIFTPTIEHKIWALVIFIIASFTDFLDGWTARKLRQETDTGKFLDPLADKFLVISALIAFLFLDPLIPLWMVIVIIGRDLLITLMRYLSIKKGSMLRTSRLGKFKTAFQMIGIIVIIMVFIVRNSIKNVQLEINQLSALKLETVVEILNSNLVHKWLIVCPYLIMAVVTFLTALSGLRYIVTNWELFIPPYKPKEDKMTEDNEQKITVQRKKLIGHRIKKEK